From the genome of Winogradskyella forsetii, one region includes:
- a CDS encoding TonB-dependent receptor plug domain-containing protein has translation MKRILKHSKISILVALSVLSLLSFKAYKSLHNPLEKIYTQTDRPFYFPNETIWFKSYIVGTDNTISTLSDIMHAELISPKGAIVKSLRLIVKQGYAYGDFLIDENWVGGIYTLKCYTNWMNNFGDEAFFTKKITVQKVVKPNLLLNLKFEKEGYGKSSQVISNFEAKDLKNKPLSNTEIEFTVSVKGNIILSETSITDAEGKLKPTFNLPDTLESSDVVLNILVDYKGTTESISRAVPVVLHTIDLQFLPESGNIVAGTLNKIALKAINEFGKPVDVKGDILDQNNVVVSSFESYHDGMGSFNLNAVNNKTYYAKLKEPFVSDELIPLPKVHKNGVRFSVVSDSLKTHINLFSTYSTDLFLEVSNASGVLIKEPISKQKRMVLDTKDFPIGISKFSIKNAYGSTFAERLVFLNAHKQLNIDLSLDKESFNTREKVKLVVKTYDNANNPIPANLSIAIADNKLISFADDKQDHILSYLLLSSELKGKIHKPDFYLNPKEPKSKEALDYLMLTQGWRTYIDSPMVTPENAQFIAEKSAIQTGMVLDKKGKPTQAHLLLFDRYGNKVLVFDTAEDGSFLFKYNKNRHLTLMAYKDSGESLTIEKTKFKKGNYKNQTENKAFENKDGFKEFSKNERPLKQPIKEKATVAINLEEDSSNLDEVVVVGYGTMSKQALTGAVSQIRAEDISVKDNSILNVLQGRVAGVNVINTNGQPGSAPAVRIRGVGSVSGNNEPLVVVDGVPYEQSALSDIDPQRVSSVTVLKDAAAQSIYGSRGANGVIIINTKSGQDFRSYGNKKKLNNAKYNNYAIHQFYNNSHVTLNTPNTFYMPKYEGESIPEERTDFRQTIYWNPVVQTNSDGIAELEFYNSDAITSFKIMAEGIGFNGLIGKKEHLYATKKLLSVDFKSPNYMVLNDIINLPITITNETEKSIETKLEIQLPKYLKLVEAFDDNITIDAKSAITKTIKVTPIEKGNEVEISILTTSENYNDVVTKQATILSPYFPTELSISGSQSESFEFSINHAVENTITTEFNIYTDVVGDVMNGIEALIRQPYGCFEQTSSSTYPNIMVLKYLKEAGKSNPEIESKALDFIIKGYERLISFETSQGGFEWFGHTPPHETLTAYGILEFTEMKEVYAGVDNKMIARTVNWLLSRKDGKGGFKKSKKGYDSFASSPSDVANAYIVYALSEAKIKADISLEYNTAYNDAIKSNDTYKMALLAMTSYNLNQLENAKTLIAKIKSNITEYGFEKLPIENTITRSYGESKNIETTALTLLALMDETTPDETLIAEGIDYLVKQRKHNRFGSTQATAMALKALINYTKKQKQRMMSERANITLIVNGKSLTRKLEMTNDGKIAIRDFESYLTTGKQNVTVKFNNSKAEFPYSLNIKWDSTLPNSSEICPLQLETTILNKTYAVGDNVSFNIAVTNTKQEPLAMTTAIIGLPSGTTAQPWQLKQILEENKVAYYEIFDNYLVFYWREFRASETKNIRLDLKADIAGNYKAPASTVYLYYGDENKTWIDGNALEIVK, from the coding sequence ATGAAACGTATTCTAAAACATTCTAAAATTTCAATACTTGTAGCTCTTAGTGTTTTGTCCTTATTATCATTTAAGGCCTACAAATCGTTACATAATCCTCTCGAAAAAATCTATACTCAAACTGATAGACCATTTTATTTTCCAAACGAAACCATTTGGTTTAAATCTTATATAGTTGGCACAGATAATACCATCTCTACATTAAGCGATATTATGCATGCCGAATTAATTTCACCAAAAGGAGCGATTGTAAAATCCTTAAGGCTTATCGTAAAACAGGGTTATGCCTATGGCGATTTTTTGATTGATGAAAATTGGGTTGGCGGTATTTACACGTTAAAATGTTATACCAATTGGATGAATAATTTTGGAGATGAGGCCTTTTTTACAAAAAAAATAACCGTTCAGAAAGTGGTAAAACCAAACCTGCTATTGAATTTGAAGTTTGAAAAGGAAGGATACGGAAAATCATCTCAGGTCATCTCTAATTTTGAAGCCAAAGATCTAAAAAACAAACCTCTTTCCAATACTGAAATAGAATTCACAGTAAGCGTAAAAGGCAACATTATTTTATCCGAAACCTCAATTACGGATGCTGAAGGAAAACTTAAACCCACTTTTAATCTGCCAGATACTTTAGAGTCTTCAGACGTCGTTTTAAACATCTTGGTCGATTATAAAGGCACAACAGAATCGATTTCTAGGGCTGTACCTGTAGTTTTACACACTATCGACTTACAATTTTTACCTGAAAGCGGAAATATAGTCGCTGGTACGCTGAACAAAATCGCGTTAAAAGCAATTAATGAATTTGGAAAACCTGTAGATGTCAAAGGCGATATTTTAGATCAAAACAATGTTGTGGTTTCAAGTTTTGAAAGTTATCACGATGGTATGGGAAGCTTCAACCTAAATGCCGTAAATAACAAAACGTATTATGCCAAGCTAAAAGAACCATTTGTATCAGATGAATTAATACCCCTTCCAAAAGTACATAAAAATGGTGTTCGTTTTTCAGTGGTTAGTGATAGTTTAAAAACCCATATCAATCTGTTTTCAACCTATTCCACAGATTTGTTTCTAGAAGTTTCAAACGCAAGCGGTGTACTTATTAAAGAACCAATTTCAAAACAAAAAAGAATGGTTTTAGATACTAAGGATTTTCCTATTGGGATTTCAAAATTCAGTATTAAAAATGCTTATGGTAGCACATTCGCAGAACGTTTGGTATTTCTAAATGCACATAAACAATTAAACATAGATTTGAGTTTAGATAAGGAAAGTTTCAACACCAGAGAAAAAGTAAAACTGGTGGTTAAGACTTATGACAATGCCAACAATCCAATTCCTGCAAACCTGTCTATTGCTATTGCAGATAATAAATTAATTTCTTTTGCAGACGATAAACAAGACCATATTTTATCGTACTTGCTATTATCTTCAGAATTAAAAGGTAAAATTCATAAGCCCGATTTTTACCTCAACCCAAAAGAACCAAAATCTAAGGAAGCTTTAGATTATCTAATGCTAACGCAAGGTTGGAGAACATATATTGATAGCCCAATGGTGACGCCAGAAAACGCACAATTTATTGCGGAAAAAAGTGCTATTCAAACTGGTATGGTTTTAGATAAAAAGGGAAAGCCAACGCAAGCACACCTGTTACTTTTTGATAGATATGGTAACAAAGTTTTAGTTTTTGACACCGCTGAAGATGGTTCGTTTCTATTCAAGTACAATAAAAATAGACATCTCACATTAATGGCTTATAAAGATAGCGGAGAAAGCCTCACTATAGAAAAAACCAAATTTAAAAAGGGAAATTATAAAAATCAAACTGAAAACAAGGCTTTCGAAAATAAGGATGGATTTAAGGAGTTTTCAAAAAACGAAAGACCTTTAAAACAACCTATCAAGGAAAAAGCTACGGTGGCAATTAACTTGGAAGAAGACAGTAGTAACCTAGACGAAGTCGTCGTTGTTGGTTACGGCACCATGAGCAAACAAGCTCTTACTGGTGCTGTCTCGCAAATTAGAGCTGAGGATATTTCTGTTAAGGACAACTCTATTTTAAATGTTTTACAAGGTCGCGTTGCAGGTGTAAATGTAATTAATACAAATGGGCAACCAGGTAGCGCTCCGGCAGTTAGAATAAGAGGCGTTGGGTCAGTTTCTGGAAACAACGAGCCTTTAGTTGTGGTCGATGGTGTACCATACGAACAATCTGCCTTAAGCGATATCGACCCTCAACGTGTATCTAGTGTCACAGTTTTAAAAGATGCGGCTGCCCAATCTATTTATGGAAGTCGTGGCGCTAATGGTGTGATCATTATTAACACAAAAAGTGGACAGGATTTCAGAAGTTATGGTAACAAAAAGAAATTAAATAATGCCAAATATAACAACTACGCCATTCACCAATTTTACAATAATAGTCACGTAACTCTCAATACACCAAACACCTTTTATATGCCTAAATATGAAGGCGAAAGTATACCAGAAGAGCGTACAGATTTCAGACAAACCATTTACTGGAATCCTGTAGTGCAAACCAATAGCGATGGCATTGCAGAATTGGAATTTTATAATTCTGATGCTATTACCTCTTTCAAGATTATGGCAGAAGGCATTGGTTTTAATGGCCTTATTGGTAAAAAAGAACACTTATATGCCACTAAAAAACTATTAAGTGTTGATTTTAAATCGCCAAATTATATGGTGCTCAATGACATAATTAATTTACCTATTACCATTACAAATGAAACTGAAAAATCGATTGAAACCAAGTTGGAAATTCAGCTTCCAAAGTATTTAAAGCTTGTTGAAGCTTTTGATGATAACATTACAATCGACGCAAAAAGTGCCATAACAAAAACTATAAAAGTAACACCAATTGAAAAAGGTAACGAGGTAGAAATATCAATACTTACAACTTCTGAAAACTATAACGATGTTGTAACAAAACAAGCGACCATTTTAAGTCCTTACTTTCCAACAGAATTATCTATTTCTGGGTCACAATCCGAAAGTTTTGAATTCAGCATTAATCACGCAGTAGAAAACACTATCACCACAGAATTCAACATTTATACAGATGTTGTTGGCGATGTTATGAATGGTATAGAAGCTTTAATTCGCCAACCTTATGGTTGTTTTGAGCAAACCTCATCATCAACCTATCCAAATATTATGGTCTTAAAATATTTGAAAGAAGCAGGAAAAAGCAATCCTGAAATTGAATCTAAAGCTCTAGATTTTATAATAAAAGGTTATGAAAGATTGATAAGTTTTGAAACCTCTCAAGGTGGATTTGAATGGTTTGGGCACACGCCTCCTCACGAAACTTTAACGGCTTATGGGATTTTAGAATTTACCGAAATGAAAGAGGTCTATGCTGGTGTAGATAATAAAATGATTGCTAGAACCGTGAATTGGTTATTAAGCAGAAAAGACGGGAAAGGTGGCTTTAAAAAGAGTAAAAAAGGTTATGATAGTTTTGCGAGTTCGCCATCAGATGTAGCAAATGCTTATATCGTTTATGCCTTAAGTGAAGCCAAAATTAAAGCTGATATTTCGCTAGAATATAATACAGCATACAACGATGCCATAAAAAGTAATGACACTTATAAAATGGCTTTGCTCGCTATGACGAGTTATAACCTTAATCAGCTAGAAAATGCTAAAACCCTTATTGCAAAGATTAAAAGCAATATTACCGAATATGGATTTGAAAAGCTACCTATAGAAAACACGATTACACGTTCTTATGGTGAATCTAAAAACATAGAAACCACAGCGCTGACCTTATTAGCTTTAATGGATGAAACCACTCCAGATGAAACTTTGATTGCAGAAGGCATTGATTATTTGGTAAAACAAAGAAAACACAATAGGTTTGGTTCTACCCAAGCCACTGCAATGGCTTTAAAAGCACTTATTAATTATACTAAGAAACAGAAACAAAGAATGATGAGTGAAAGGGCTAATATAACGCTGATTGTAAATGGAAAATCATTAACTAGAAAGTTGGAGATGACCAACGATGGTAAAATTGCAATTCGTGATTTTGAATCCTATTTAACAACTGGAAAGCAAAATGTAACGGTTAAATTCAACAATTCAAAAGCCGAATTCCCCTATTCCTTAAATATAAAATGGGATAGTACTTTACCTAATAGTTCTGAAATATGTCCTTTACAATTAGAAACGACTATTTTAAATAAAACCTATGCTGTTGGTGATAATGTGAGTTTTAATATCGCTGTTACCAACACAAAACAAGAACCACTTGCTATGACGACTGCAATTATTGGTCTTCCTTCAGGAACAACGGCACAACCTTGGCAGCTCAAGCAAATTCTTGAGGAAAATAAAGTCGCCTATTATGAGATTTTCGATAATTATTTAGTCTTTTATTGGCGAGAATTTAGAGCCTCAGAAACCAAAAATATAAGACTAGACCTTAAAGCAGATATTGCTGGAAATTATAAAGCACCTGCAAGTACAGTGTATTTATATTATGGTGATGAAAACAAAACTTGGATTGATGGGAATGCACTTGAAATTGTTAAATAA
- a CDS encoding uracil-DNA glycosylase family protein translates to MQELLHNISQCKICKAHLPLGPNPILSAHKNSRIILLSQAPGRIAHEKSKAWDDPGGRQLRKWLNVSEAQFYNPENFAIVPIGFCYPGKAKTGDLPPTPECAPQWHQKLLDKMEHVELIILIGAYAQNYYLNDKKNLTERVGNYKEYLPTYFPIPHPSPTNRFWRSKHPWFEELVVSELQKIIKGLI, encoded by the coding sequence ATGCAAGAATTACTCCATAACATCAGTCAATGCAAAATATGCAAAGCACATCTGCCATTAGGACCTAACCCAATTCTAAGCGCACATAAAAATTCTAGAATAATTCTATTGAGTCAAGCGCCTGGACGCATTGCTCATGAAAAAAGTAAAGCTTGGGATGATCCTGGCGGAAGGCAATTGCGCAAATGGCTGAATGTTTCTGAAGCACAATTTTATAACCCTGAAAACTTCGCTATTGTTCCTATTGGATTTTGTTATCCTGGCAAAGCGAAAACAGGAGATTTACCACCAACACCAGAATGTGCACCACAATGGCATCAAAAATTATTGGATAAAATGGAGCATGTTGAGTTGATTATTTTAATTGGTGCGTATGCACAAAATTATTATTTGAACGATAAAAAGAACTTGACAGAGCGCGTTGGAAATTATAAAGAGTATTTACCAACATATTTTCCGATTCCGCATCCTTCGCCGACCAATCGTTTTTGGAGAAGTAAGCATCCTTGGTTTGAGGAATTAGTTGTGTCGGAGTTGCAGAAAATTATAAAAGGATTAATTTAA
- a CDS encoding ATP-binding protein, translating into MEDIVALQEQLLKNVSDKKRYLLDEIDWSNRLIGIKGARGSGKTTLLLQQIKYRLNKSSPEAEPLYVSLDNFYFLENTLVSLAQDFVLQGGTHLFLDEVHKYPNWSRELKLIYDQFPKLKTVFTSSSILEIYKGESDLSRRAVSYNLKELSFREFLHFETNRDIPKISLDDLLTNHKEIARNIVNHEVESIIKHFKNYLKHGSYPYYIENKESYIQKLNQTIALILEIDLNAVENITYQDSRKIKKLLVAIAQSAPFTPNVSKLSERLGVQRAFLINALRLLDRADLIMELYKPTTGIGAFTKPEKLYLNNPNLVYALGKNNAEIGTLRETFFANQMKHLHEIHLAEKGDFTIDRKYTFEIGGKNKKTKQIQGVPNGFVVRDDMEVGSLNIIPLYLFGFLY; encoded by the coding sequence ATGGAAGATATTGTAGCCCTTCAAGAACAATTATTGAAAAATGTTTCTGATAAAAAACGCTATTTATTAGACGAGATAGATTGGTCCAATCGTTTAATTGGCATCAAAGGCGCAAGAGGTTCCGGGAAAACCACACTTTTACTTCAACAAATAAAATACAGACTAAATAAATCCAGTCCAGAAGCAGAACCTTTGTATGTTTCATTAGACAATTTTTATTTTTTAGAAAATACTTTGGTTTCCTTAGCACAAGATTTTGTGCTACAAGGAGGCACACACTTGTTTTTAGATGAAGTTCATAAATATCCCAATTGGTCTAGGGAATTAAAATTGATATACGACCAATTCCCAAAGTTAAAAACCGTATTCACGTCCTCTTCAATATTAGAAATTTATAAAGGCGAGTCCGATTTAAGCCGAAGAGCAGTAAGTTATAATTTAAAAGAATTGTCCTTTCGGGAGTTTTTACATTTTGAAACTAATAGAGATATTCCAAAAATTTCACTTGACGATTTATTGACAAATCACAAAGAAATTGCCAGAAACATAGTAAATCACGAAGTTGAATCTATAATTAAACACTTTAAAAACTATTTAAAACACGGATCTTATCCGTATTATATAGAAAATAAAGAAAGTTATATTCAAAAGTTAAATCAAACGATAGCATTAATCTTGGAAATTGATTTGAATGCGGTTGAAAACATAACCTACCAAGATAGCCGCAAGATAAAAAAGTTGTTGGTTGCCATTGCCCAAAGTGCACCGTTTACACCTAACGTTTCTAAATTAAGTGAGCGTTTGGGCGTACAACGTGCTTTTTTAATTAATGCGCTTCGACTTTTGGATCGTGCAGATTTAATCATGGAACTTTACAAACCGACCACAGGAATAGGCGCATTTACAAAACCAGAAAAATTATATTTAAACAATCCAAATTTGGTGTATGCCTTAGGAAAGAATAATGCAGAAATAGGCACATTGAGAGAAACCTTTTTTGCCAACCAAATGAAGCACCTACACGAGATACATTTGGCAGAAAAAGGCGATTTTACAATAGATAGAAAATATACTTTTGAAATCGGTGGAAAGAACAAAAAAACAAAACAGATTCAAGGCGTACCAAATGGTTTTGTGGTCAGGGACGATATGGAAGTGGGAAGTTTGAACATTATTCCGTTGTATTTATTTGGGTTTTTATATTAA
- a CDS encoding dihydrolipoyl dehydrogenase family protein: protein METKHYNVFVIGSGIAGQTAAKACLEAGLSVAISDKREFGGTCSTRGCDPKKVLIQFADLVQNAKQLKNLGIKKTPKVKWKTVQKFKKSFTKPVPVNTEKTLKDLGIYHQSPKFKNENELVVEGKTISADTFVIATGYVARDLEFKGADVLKTSDTILKLKKIPKSAVFIGSGYVGMEFCYMLSTLGCKVTMVEVGERALAPFDAFLVEKLTEVLEKNGVKFIFNATPTKVEKRKKNKKLTYEKDGKTKTVKARKIFNTAGRVPAIDKLDLENANIKADETGILVNDFMQSVSHENVYACGDVSSKSLPLTPLSGLQGYIAGHNIVNGNKKEFQDPLVPSVVFTKPQLASVGYSEEEAKSRYKNVVVYKGDASEWYNAKKENAEAYAYKILVNERTKKIVGAHLLSSQANETINIFATAINNDMTVDDFKKMIFTYPSYANDLKSMLKDED from the coding sequence ATGGAAACCAAACATTATAATGTCTTTGTAATTGGTAGCGGAATTGCAGGTCAGACGGCAGCAAAAGCTTGTTTAGAAGCAGGCTTGTCAGTTGCCATTTCAGATAAAAGAGAATTTGGAGGGACTTGCTCAACTAGAGGTTGTGACCCTAAAAAAGTACTTATACAGTTTGCAGACTTGGTGCAAAACGCAAAGCAGCTTAAAAATTTAGGGATTAAAAAAACACCAAAAGTTAAATGGAAAACGGTCCAAAAATTTAAAAAGTCATTTACCAAACCTGTACCAGTAAATACCGAGAAAACTTTAAAGGATTTAGGCATATACCATCAGTCGCCAAAATTCAAAAATGAAAATGAATTGGTGGTTGAGGGCAAGACCATATCTGCAGATACATTTGTGATTGCCACAGGTTATGTAGCAAGAGATTTAGAGTTTAAAGGTGCAGATGTGTTGAAAACAAGCGATACGATTTTAAAATTGAAAAAAATTCCGAAATCGGCCGTATTCATAGGTTCTGGTTATGTTGGTATGGAGTTTTGCTACATGCTTTCCACATTGGGCTGTAAAGTCACTATGGTTGAAGTAGGCGAAAGGGCACTCGCGCCATTTGATGCTTTTTTAGTTGAAAAACTAACCGAAGTTTTAGAAAAAAATGGTGTAAAATTTATATTCAATGCAACACCTACAAAAGTTGAAAAGCGAAAGAAAAACAAGAAATTAACCTACGAAAAAGACGGTAAAACAAAAACCGTTAAAGCCCGAAAAATATTTAATACAGCTGGTAGAGTTCCAGCTATTGACAAGCTAGATTTAGAAAATGCCAATATAAAGGCTGATGAAACAGGCATTTTGGTCAACGATTTTATGCAAAGCGTGAGTCATGAAAATGTGTATGCGTGTGGCGACGTATCTAGTAAATCGTTGCCATTAACACCCCTTTCTGGATTGCAAGGTTATATTGCAGGACATAACATCGTTAACGGTAACAAAAAGGAGTTTCAGGATCCCTTGGTGCCATCCGTAGTATTCACAAAACCGCAATTGGCAAGTGTGGGCTATTCTGAAGAAGAAGCCAAAAGCAGATACAAAAATGTAGTCGTTTATAAAGGTGATGCTTCAGAATGGTACAATGCCAAAAAGGAAAACGCCGAAGCTTATGCCTATAAAATTTTAGTGAATGAGCGTACTAAAAAAATAGTCGGCGCTCATTTGTTGAGTTCACAGGCGAATGAAACCATAAACATTTTTGCAACCGCCATAAATAATGATATGACCGTTGATGACTTTAAAAAAATGATTTTCACTTATCCATCTTATGCCAATGATTTAAAGAGTATGTTGAAGGATGAGGATTAG
- the rsmI gene encoding 16S rRNA (cytidine(1402)-2'-O)-methyltransferase gives MSKLYIVPTPIGNLKDITFRAIDVLKEVDLILAEDTRTSGKLLKHYEITTQMQSHHMHNEHKTVNGLIEKLKSGLTIAVISDAGTPAISDPGFLLVRACVENHIEVDCLPGATAFVPALVNSGLPNDKFVFEGFLPVKKGRQTRLLLLAEETRTIIFYESPHKLAKTLGHFCEYFGEDRPVSVSREITKLYEETIRGTAKAVFEHYTNKPPKGEIVIVVAGKK, from the coding sequence ATGAGTAAACTATATATCGTCCCAACACCAATTGGAAACCTAAAAGACATCACTTTTAGAGCTATCGATGTTTTAAAAGAGGTGGATTTAATTTTGGCAGAGGACACGAGAACTTCCGGAAAACTGTTGAAGCATTATGAAATCACTACGCAAATGCAAAGCCATCACATGCACAATGAGCATAAAACAGTCAATGGCTTAATAGAAAAATTAAAATCAGGATTAACAATTGCGGTAATCAGTGATGCAGGAACACCCGCCATTTCAGATCCAGGGTTTTTATTGGTAAGAGCATGCGTAGAAAACCATATTGAAGTCGATTGCTTACCTGGAGCAACAGCTTTTGTGCCAGCATTGGTCAATAGTGGTTTGCCCAATGATAAGTTCGTGTTCGAAGGCTTTTTACCTGTAAAAAAAGGAAGACAAACGCGATTGTTATTACTTGCCGAAGAAACCAGAACCATTATTTTTTATGAAAGCCCACATAAATTAGCAAAAACCTTAGGCCATTTTTGCGAGTATTTTGGAGAGGACAGACCTGTTTCTGTATCAAGGGAAATAACCAAACTTTACGAAGAAACCATTAGAGGCACGGCCAAAGCTGTTTTTGAACATTACACCAATAAACCACCAAAAGGAGAAATCGTTATTGTGGTTGCTGGAAAAAAGTAA